ctctcaaGGTAAACTTTGattatctttttgtttgtttgttgctttcTTTGCATTCAGGAAAGTTCTCTATGCATCACAAAGCACAAGCAGACTTTTCAGTGTGTTCTCTGAGTTTAGATAACTATTGGAAGGGCATTCTGGGAAATGACATACAACTGAGCACACCAAGCAGCCCACATTCCTTCACAGTTTCTGTAATGCTTTCCCCCCATGTTCAGCTTCCATAGTTTTCTTGAATTTGTGTTTTCTAAGAGCTTGTCTAGGCTGGGACAAAAGGTGTCTTtgaaaaatgtcaggtttcagagtagcagccatgttagtctgtatccacaaaaagaaaaggaggactaatAGCTCAtcatacctgatcactctccttacagtgtgtatggtaaaacccattgtttcatgttctctgtgtatataaatctcccccctgtattttccactgaatgcatccgatgaagtgagctgtagctcacgaaagctcatgctcaaataaattggttagtctctaaggtgccacaagtactccttttctttttgtgaactctTTTAATTAACGTGTTTTAAAACCCTAGTGTTGACAGGGTAAGTTATATTTTAACACATTCATCTCAACCACATAATGTGTTAAAATACAACTTGCCCTGTCTACATGTGACAAGttgaaacataaaaaaaaaaaaaagttaagaagtTTAACATCTTAATTAAATcactaatacatttttaaaaaatatatcttttATCCTGGTCTAACCCCAAAAGTCACTGCCATTTATGTGGTCTGCTGGAATTTTGAGAGCTAATTCTGGCTTTTTGCATGTTGATTATTTATCCTTTCTCTCAGCTTCTCCATATGTCAAAAGGAGATAAAAAAATTAGATCCACTAACCATCCCATGAAATCACTTACCTACAGCCAGGCACTAAactaccacagaatatgctcccaggagaaagtccaggatacaccCTTTGACACACTTAAAAACGCCTTCACCAaataaggacactccaccagagaaataCATTGCATCACGGTACAGGCCTCCCAAATACTCCaaaagaacctgcttcaataaaggaaaaacaacaaccctcCAACCACACAGCCCtggttgtcacctaccacccctaACTGGAACTCTTATGGAGTATCATTAAACAATCACAACCCATACTCCATGaagaccacatcctgaaagaaatctttcatgAACCCCCTCTTcaggccttcaaacaaccccccaacatCATcaaactcatcatcagaagcaaagaccccacagatcaggacacaccaactGCAAGTGGCACCAGACTCTACTGTAACAAcaaatgcaaaacctgtagacatatctccactgttaCAATGATCATCACTcccacaacacatctttcaagatctatgggtcctacacatgtctATCACCACATGATCTACCTCATCCAGTGAACTAAATGTCCCAGCGTATGGGTGAAACAAGGCAATCACTATGATCTCAAATGaacgcacacacaaaaaatgataTCACCTGttggtgaacatttttcacaaaactaTAACTCCATATCTCACTTCTCAGTCCTCATTCTTAAAGGACTCCataccttcaaaagacaagccttggagcttaaattcataactttgctagacaccagAACTCATggatttaataaagacactggatatATTGTTTATTATAATAATCTGTAGCAACATGGACTAACTCATTATCTGTTCCaacttttatttagctgtgacactcagctctcatcccctaatgcccctactctacttggctacattgatgatatcttcatcatctggacccatggaaaagaagcccttgaggaattccaccatgatttcaacaatttccatcccaccatcaacctcagcctggaccagtccacacaagagatccacttcctggacactacggtgctaataagcaatggtcatataaacaccaccctataccagaaacctactgatcgctatacttacctacatgcctccagctttcatccagaccacaccacacgatccattgtctacagccaagctctacgataccaccgcatttgctccaacccctcagacagagacaaacacctacaagatctctatcaaggattcttacaactacaatacccaccagcTGAAATGACGAAACAGACtgaaagagccagaagagtatccagaagttacctactacagcacaggcccaacaaagaaaataacagaacgccactagccgtcaccttcagcccccagctaaaacctcttcaacgcatcatcaaggatctacaacctatcctgaaggacgacccaacactctctgagatcttgggagacaggccagtcctcgcttacagacagtcccgcaacctgaagcaaatactcaccagcaaccacacaccacacaacaaaacactaacccaggaacctatccttgcaacaaagcccattgccacctgtgttcacatatctattcaggggacaccatcaaagggcctaatcacatcagccacactattagagactcgttcacctgcacatctaccaatgtgatataagccatcatgtgctagcaatgcccctctgccatgtacattggccaaactggacagtctctacgtaaaagaataaatggacacaaatcagacgtcaagaattataacattcaaaaaccagtgggagaacacttcaatctctctggtcactcaattacagacctaaaagtggcaattcttcaacaaaaaaacttcaaaagcagactccaatgagagactgctgaattggaattaatttgcaaactggacaccattaaattaggcttgaataaagactgggagtggatgtgtcattacacaaagtaaaactatttccccatgtttatgccctccccccgcccccaactgttcctcacacgttcttgtcaactgctggaaatggccaccctgattatcactacaaaagattttttttctctcctgctggtaatagctcaccttacctgatcactctcattacagtgtgtacagtaacacccattatttcatgttctctgtgtatataaaatctcccccctgtattttctgctgcacgcatccgatgaagtgagctgtagctaatgaaagcttatgctcaaataaatttgttagtctctaagttgctaacaagtactccttttctttttactgtattacAGGTATAACTACATCCACATTGGGGTGGGGgcgtttgggttgtttttt
The genomic region above belongs to Caretta caretta isolate rCarCar2 chromosome 3, rCarCar1.hap1, whole genome shotgun sequence and contains:
- the LOC125634261 gene encoding uncharacterized protein LOC125634261, translating into MSRLAAELLLMVQSDSESSDDIDSMCICCRLDGCSFPLHRQLHLNAFAYTRCTVLENARNRSIEICDTQLSSPNAPTLLGYIDDIFIIWTHGKEALEEFHHDFNNFHPTINLSLDQSTQEIHFLDTTVLISNGHINTTLYQKPTDRYTYLHASSFHPDHTTRSIVYSQALRYHRICSNPSDRDKHLQDLYQGFLQLQYPPAEMTKQTERARRVSRSYLLQHRPNKENNRTPLAVTFSPQLKPLQRIIKDLQPILKDDPTLSEILGDRPVLAYRQSRNLKQILTSNHTPHNKTLTQEPILATKPIATCVHISIQGTPSKGLITSATLLETRSPAHLPM